The following proteins are co-located in the Flavobacteriales bacterium TMED191 genome:
- a CDS encoding glutathione peroxidase, whose protein sequence is CTKNYGVNFQISEKLNVKGKNQHELYKWLTDKKLNGIKGSSVSWNFNKYLIGLNGEFINHFLSDINPLSSKITNHLK, encoded by the coding sequence TTTGCACAAAAAACTATGGTGTAAATTTTCAGATATCTGAAAAATTAAACGTTAAAGGGAAAAATCAACATGAGCTGTATAAATGGCTGACTGATAAAAAGTTAAATGGAATAAAGGGCAGTTCTGTTTCATGGAACTTTAACAAGTATTTAATTGGATTAAATGGCGAATTTATTAATCATTTTTTATCGGATATCAATCCTCTATCATCAAAAATCACAAACCATTTAAAATAA